The Dioscorea cayenensis subsp. rotundata cultivar TDr96_F1 chromosome 21, TDr96_F1_v2_PseudoChromosome.rev07_lg8_w22 25.fasta, whole genome shotgun sequence genome includes a region encoding these proteins:
- the LOC120252500 gene encoding zinc finger MYM-type protein 1-like → MTLVLHYMNNRGCIVERFLDIVHVSDTTALSLKEAIESIFSKHGLRLSRLRGQGYDGASNMRGEFNGLKSLILKENEFAFYIHCFAHQLQLTLIAVAKNEDSVASLFQNVGCLLNVVGASYKRYDILTESQASRVAEALKNDELASGKGLNQEISLKRASDTRWGSHYGTLLNLIILFPSVIDVLENVGENGLNSEQRVEEQFLLQILQSFDFIFNLPLMRNVLGITNELSKSLERKDQDIVNAMDRQLQELNNRFTEINTKLLLCAACLNLSDSFSAFNKEKLIRLAHFYPLGFSAVDVMGLDSQLETYIIDMCSNPEFSGIKEIGQLTEKLVETKKNIVYPLVFLLAKLASILLVATTSVERTFSTMKIVKNLLRNPMGDNLMNDYLVTYIERDIFNNIDNETIIQWFQNMKSRRGQL, encoded by the exons ATGACACTTGTTTTGCATTACATGAATAATAGAGGTTGTATTGTTGAACGCTTTTTAGATATTGTTCATGTCTCTGACACTACTGCATTGTCACTCAAAGAGGCAATTGAGTCTATCTTCTCTAAGCATGGATTAAGATTATCAAGATTACGTGGACAAGGTTATGATGGAGCTAGCAACATGCGGGGtgaatttaatggtttgaaaagtttgattttgaaGGAAAATGAGTTTGCCTTCTATATTCATTGCTTTGCACATCAACTTCAATTAACTCTTATAGCAGTTGCAAAAAATGAAGATTCCGTTGCTTCACTTTTTCAGAATGTTGGTTGTTTACTTAATGTTGTTGGAGCTTCATATAAGAGGTATGATATTCTTACAGAAAGTCAAGCTTCTAGAGTTGCCGAGGCTCTAAAAAATGATGAGCTTGCAAGTGGAAAAGGCTTAAACCAAGAAATTAGTCTTAAACGTGCTAGTGATACTAGATGGGGTTCACATTATGGAACATTactaaacttaattattttgttcCCTTCTGTGATTGATGTACTTGAAAATGTTGGTGAGAATGGTTTGAATTCAGAGCAAAGGGTAGAAGAACAATTCTTATTGCAAATACTTCAATCTTTTGACTTCATTTTCAACTTACCTTTGATGAGAAATGTGCTAGGCATTACAAATGAATTGTCAAAGTCTTTAGAAAGAAAGGATCAAGACATAGTTAATGCTATGG ATAGACAACTTCAAGAGCTCAACAACCGTTTCACCGAGATTAATACGAAGTTACTTCTTTGTGCAGCATGTCTCAACCTAAGTGACTCTTTTTCTGCttttaataaagagaaattgaTTCGCTTAGCTCACTTTTATCCGCTTGGGTTTTCAGCTGTGGATGTTATGGGGCTTGACAGTCAACTTGAAACTTATATTATTGATATGTGCTCTAATCCTGAATTTTCGGGAATTAAAGAGATTGGTCAACTTACTGAGAAGTTGGTGGAGACAAAGAAGAATATTGTTTATCCACTTGTGTTTCTATTGGCTAAACTGGCTTCAATATTACTTGTTGCAACTACAAGTGTAGAAAGGACATTTTCGACaatgaaaattgtgaaaaatcTGCTAAGGAACCCTATGGGAGATAATTTGATGAATGATTATTTGGTTACATATATTGAAAGAGATATATTCAACAACATTGATAATGAAACAATCATCCAATggtttcaaaatatgaaatctcGTCGTGGACAACTATGA